The following proteins come from a genomic window of Pirellulales bacterium:
- a CDS encoding NAD(P)/FAD-dependent oxidoreductase, with the protein GSKVTVVELTDGLLPGADRDLVRPLHSRLEKLFASILLSTKVVALVDKKDYIEVQLQNADGSKERVESFSRVLVSVGRRPNSDGIGLENTKVKLDKRGFALTDESQRTDDPHILAIGDVAGEPMLAHKAAHQGKVAVEALHDEPVVFEPRAIPAVVFTDPEIAWAGLTEEQAKRDGRQVEVVRYPWAASGRAVSLGRTEGLTKFLIDSESERLLGIGIVGAGAGELVAEGVLAIEMGCTARDVAESIHPHPTLSETVAFASEAFLGIATEIYRPHALER; encoded by the coding sequence GGGCTCGAAGGTAACGGTCGTCGAGTTGACCGATGGATTGCTGCCTGGAGCCGATCGAGATTTGGTGCGACCGTTGCATAGTCGCCTGGAAAAATTGTTTGCCTCAATTTTGCTGAGTACAAAAGTTGTTGCTCTGGTAGACAAGAAAGATTACATAGAAGTCCAACTGCAAAATGCTGATGGCAGCAAAGAACGGGTCGAATCATTCAGCCGTGTGCTGGTATCTGTCGGGCGGCGACCCAACAGTGACGGCATTGGCCTGGAGAATACCAAAGTTAAACTTGACAAACGTGGTTTTGCTCTGACCGACGAGTCGCAGCGCACCGACGATCCACATATTTTGGCTATTGGCGACGTGGCAGGTGAGCCAATGCTGGCGCACAAAGCTGCACATCAAGGCAAGGTTGCTGTCGAGGCATTGCACGATGAACCCGTGGTATTTGAACCCCGCGCCATTCCGGCGGTAGTATTTACCGATCCTGAAATCGCCTGGGCAGGGCTAACAGAAGAACAAGCGAAACGCGACGGTCGGCAAGTAGAAGTAGTGCGCTATCCTTGGGCGGCAAGTGGTCGCGCTGTTTCATTAGGCCGCACTGAAGGCCTGACGAAGTTTCTTATTGATTCCGAATCAGAGCGGTTGTTAGGCATTGGCATTGTTGGCGCTGGTGCCGGCGAATTAGTGGCTGAAGGGGTGTTGGCCATCGAGATGGGCTGTACTGCTAGAGACGTTGCGGAGTCCATTCATCCCCATCCCACATTGAGCGAAACCGTCGCCTTTGCCAGCGAGGCTTTTCTTGGCATCGCCACGGAAATCTACCGCCCGCATGCACTCGAACGCTGA